AGCTACATTTCTTAGTTGTGCATATACTGTTTTAGGAGCATCACCTGCAGTAAGAATCCAGACTTTGGTAGCGTTATAAGCTTCCCACGAACTGTAGATTATACCGTCATTACTGAAGCACATTTCGATAGCATTTGTGACGTTTAAAGTTAGAGTGACTGTTAGAGTGTTAGTATAAGGTGCATCGTCATTTATCACCATAGTTCCTTCAGGCTGTGGCGGCAGTGGTATCTCTATTGTAAACGACCATTCTAAAGTTTCAACAATGCCTGCATAGTCCTTGACTTCTACTTTTACAGAAACAGCACCTTCAGCTAAATCTGTTGCTGGTGTGTAAGATAGCGTGCTGCCTACTAAAGT
Above is a window of Candidatus Thermoplasmatota archaeon DNA encoding:
- a CDS encoding Ig-like domain-containing protein — encoded protein: YRAVDNAGIEEAVKNVTIRIDKTAPTIENPLPTPGSYVTTTARPTISVTVSDNVSGISVYKMYVMGSPVAATLVGSTLSYTPATDLAEGAVSVKVEVKDYAGIVETLEWSFTIEIPLPPQPEGTMVINDDAPYTNTLTVTLTLNVTNAIEMCFSNDGIIYSSWEAYNATKVWILTAGDAPKTVYAQLRNVA